The sequence below is a genomic window from Dermacentor andersoni chromosome 6, qqDerAnde1_hic_scaffold, whole genome shotgun sequence.
cctatgccattcttaccagagttggcggcacatatatacccaaatttcgatagtgttgctttatcaggtggttgcttttgatttgctcaatatcagttggcacttcagctgcatcaaacttcttttttacctcttcaacaacaacatcaacaacaatcttatgacacctgtgttgtccttctagttgcctacaaagaccagtcaatctagcaacaacactgacagtctctactatcttgtaatgggggagaggtgtgtcccaccatgtgttccacattgttgtcactatgtgggctggctggggaggcaacaactgtaatatgtttgcatttgcatatattaaagtgatgcttgtactgtgttataacacctaacttagtcttgcacttgctgcacaataacactggctcacagtcgtggtgaaaagcttttgtatgttgagcaaatgagttgtatccactacaaaaaaagtcagtgatagcacacatgttgctctaccaggcctggtgtggttccttctgacactgctgctgatgctgacgcgctgctgcttgcctcgtacactgttgcagctgcagtagacatggcagtctctgtatctattgctgccgtgtcatctgtcatggtaacttccaagtggtatcgggctcacttctgcaacagagatgttgtttgccccttgagggctctcatgatcagggccaataatttcgtaggcattgtctcctgcatcgaagaaccaataagaacagcatgaattaataaacatagctctaaaaagtacggacatcaagacttaaccacaagctttgcacataaatgaccgggcttaatgaataatacttgcaggaggagttacacaattgtttgtgtatattacagtaaagcctcatcagaagatattcaagaggcacgggaaacatgtctctcgaaaccaaaaattttgagacactgaggagccagactagatcactttattatgcatcatcactaaagtatgttttgatatatctgaaggaataaatgctcagggtggcttaaagggcccctaaaccacttctcgacattttttgaacatttcaagtaaacacgcgtatcgaaatcagaatgccgtcacgatcgacgaagccaaatgccagagtgcgtagcactgccggagcaccacaatatgaagaaaatgaccccgtgcgcctctctggacctatcctgcacccccagtttgtcctgacgtcaccaggctgtctctgatgatgtcaccagtttccggtgctgtcgattggtcgaacgaaagtgtacgactgccggcaaggcctgcaagcaaatacacacactccttcttcctcgtcgcgttgcgcgcgatgccattgtgggcagccaatgggggcaaagaacagaaacgccaacagaagggtctccctatgaggctcttcaacacgagtcaccatacagttccgttgtattagcgccacccctcgcaggacgacgggccagcgtggcagcaacagagctcgttggtgttggcctgtcccgtaacatttggaggcgtactaggcaaggaaaagacgatactgtccatatggcgtgtaccagatgaaagagtaaaatgagtggggactacttttcaataatcaaacacacgtagctccactattactgcaccgtttcgaaaaattctcgtggctacctgttcattgccttattgtgtagaactgcaacaccgcaactaaatttcaacctcggtggtttaggggccctttaaagaagacattcacagctttttagtgactgtagattgtgttagcttccttcccaactcctggaatttaaacacttcactttgcaagccttgttgctcgcagtacctttgaggtgctcttagacgctcgtcagcttcaactgccgacactttttgccctgcactgtcctcgttgccctccttttctggttcatgctaaaagagacatgcgcgattgacttgtgtaaggattgcgtgatctttacgcccttcggagcacacaaggtgcacaaagtgaatgtgtctgggttgtgtcccttcgaagtagtgaatacttaaaaagtcatccttagtaacaaaggtgtctcttgtatacagtattgttaacgtggcaaacatcggaaaaccaaccaaaccattttcagatgtctcttacaaccaagtgcatcttgtaatgagattctactgtactgaatatttttcaactatggatcatctgcatgtacatatagtcacaaagacatgttgtgtggaatggcgaatcgggaaacagttcgtactcttactttttgtccctaacataagcagctgataacaatatgataaaaaagcaggcaatgaggctagaatggaacataatccttcagctctaaacagttttttgggcccacatcattccctcatatgacataaggaaacaacttgattgcagtaatggctgcatgtgatctgagtagattgaaacaaactatacgtaaggttatcctgctggtgatcctggctgcgcgatgcttctcatgctttttggcacgattcctttttttccactcctttttttttcagattttctcccctttcccttcccccttgtgtaaaatagcacacttgaagtatcaaatctgttgaactaacgtgtgtatcaaacctgttaacatgtgtgcttctctgtggtctgtgttgtatttttgcactgcacaattcaattcaagatgaaagatggaacgtccctgcctttagtttaattgtgtgtgtgtgtgtgtgtatgtctctcatgttttgaaatatatgtacattcaggaatgcctgcatgcccttctctcctgctccagtgacgaaaaggagagcctgtttatgtaccatagtaaaaaattcaaaggttttcgctgtgcccattacatcccttatcatatggatctgtcacaatacagagtagcagtggtccataatactagcccatcccaacataattataaattaacacataccgacatgctgtgaaacagctgttgcaaagccgctggtgaaggcaatttccgcagcactgcagtggtacagccgagttccacctgtatagtgacaaatccatatgcgtgttagcaactcagtagttgctgatggtttcataagctttacactacacaataaagtaatctagacaactttgttggaacaaatgcacataattaggacaccacttaaacactaacacgattaattgcccccaatctctcactcactaagggataatactacagaaacatcggtggagagctcagattaacacagcccataaaggacaagcgttctttgaggaaaacagctataacagcggttagttttcttgatcattttatgtggtagctttgatttaaatgtcatgcagtactataaaatacgaagtgccgcatttctagcagcagaaggcgtcgtcaggctcatggtacaacagatttttgcactgtttgtcagtgagccgacacatacaaagaaaaccgaattcacacatacatatacagtgtcaagtgcacttctccttctgaaaacgcagccaccagttccaatgttgctgaaaggaaaggttatataaagtgcgagactgcatggaactgccacttatgattgtaaatgtatggtctgctgattgcagaggtagtcacatgctatttctagtctcttttagaagcattactaaagaataaattaaaatctattcataattcacgaatttcatgcatccacagtttggctaaataacctgtgagaaaaagacatgtttacctggaatagcaacctattttcctgctgcaaaactttccttcgaattaatgaaataactttacagcgtcataatgcgtttctcgcaactacttgccggcagtggcgagttagtgtttatatccgactcattgggcgacaatactgccaaacacaaatgcttcacgaacacgagaacacgtccctcgcagagaatagcaaccatatatgcctctgtgagacatgatcgcacctttgtggtcaaaatgtacattagaacgacatcaccatctcattaaaaaaaaaagcctccgtacaaggcagccgccaactgcataatgtgaaattgcaactgatgtccacttactggtggcctgtgtttgagtcacttttggcagttgactgggtgctgagaaatgcacgtcctgggttgtccctgcaaaacatacagggttgtgtcaaatgttgaaaatatatatatgccggcatttcatcagtcgcaaaacaaacgagtaaactaataaacaactgtaatgtaaacagagtacacatcataagataggccgtcaactgttaatgcattacgcaaaaaacctaatgcataggaaagactatatgtatacacacgaagctgacacacaatttaattcgctctaggtttttctgtgcagtatattcaaattattatgtctcgtggttagagcaaaattagtgtaaattacaaactaaattatctaccctgtaaacttttcttcaatatgcacctgtgcgcgcttcgaacgagtagcgttgtaaaatttacgtacatggcatttaacatagttactgaacacggatttcctttgccctgtgtcgtgtacagtgagctacatatatctgccccccccccccctttttttgtactagccatactgcgtgccactgcacctatacgcacgtcaataaacctcacgacacagaaataaaaaaagcgccaatcacccatgcctgcatgttgtagtgggcctaacctaaccaagcattggctgttgctttttatagtaaacacaggcaccgtgctcattgcaagtatgtatcatgtcgctaagcaaatatgcaatttcattgtaccactatttttttatcacatggatatatctgttgagaggcaagacaaaaagcagtcacttctcagaactaatcagctttcttaaaacacatttttaacttttcaatgacacttgctgctatgtgtttgtctccagagagcatacttgatttgactttccaatcagagacattacataaatataccatgttaagatgactgcctggagcacgtgagaattttcatcttcgtgtaacatactgtatcttgattttgttgacatttggtcaaatggtacacccaatatacccacatactagttttcttgtccaaataacatgccaatgtattttgattttttggcattggctcctctgcactacgtgaagtcgcgctgcactggctctcacatcctcgtgtccttgcagctgccttcttgcgttatataaagcgggtgcctgaaaaatattgtatgcaaaagtcaacacaagggcatggtgcaaaacaacatcaagacagtcaaggccatggcaataaaaaagtcttagctcttagtcttcctagtgaaatgcatgcaaaacatccaaatgactgcaacagtcaactgctaaactaacttcaatttttagatttaagcaaaaaaacaaataaaccacagttcatccttgtttttcatgaatgttagaatactcctgctaatgaatagaatattggtcattttcagacgtcataggtctgtcatgagtctggtgtatcgcaaacaccacttgtgacacatcctaagcacgtgcccagtgtgcccccccccccgcaccatccctggttgtgccactgctgaagccataatttaaggattatagctgcaaacatgatgctcagtagggatgaaaatattgtccttcagctcaatggatatatggatgtgcctataaaaaagggcaacaaggtttgttatggcaagcttacccacatttcaatactaacaagttcactgcggcctgcatctaagcttactaaaaggcatgaacttattttcatgcatgaggtgcgcagtggagttcatttttgacagacccgactactgctgcagtttgaaatctagcattttagattcttgtaggcatgtaaaagttgcagttaaaccgcagttattagtttattacaccaacctattgttctgtgtacgacagactggtaacacggaattaaagcaacattttattttgatattttatttctctactaaaaatattcaagcgataaacacatcttgatctgccatgctatagcaaaatgcgcacattacgcttgtaacccccagaggaaggctgatttagctgttcatatgacataactctgacacgccaactcatattagcaaatgcacaggcatgtccaaaacaataagcgtatgcaaagcgcccctgcaattgtaattccacacagcagccgttatattcgatgccgatgcgtaactagctgctcgacaattcaccgagttcgtagacataagcatcctttcagtttcgcaccgtgcacgaaaaccgcaacaggagacaaaaccagacctataatcacaccatttcaacatgagcaaaaacagttcagtcttagggataaacactgtgagagcgatttagtgcgcgacggcgacgagcgacggcttcgagcgacaaaacgggccgtcgcttgaacagatggctcggttctggaaatctagaaatcgttgctcgtcgcccagaagtgctatgagcgactagccaatagcgcgaagccggaactggatgtagtacatacatcgctcaaatactaccgattgtcgcgcggaacgagcaaatgattcaatttttatacgtgcaaggataagaacgtactgcaagacctccggaaatattttatgctactttttatagtgaaatacatcaacgtaaattactaaagcacgcgtcacgcgtgactgcaaccctcatgccggcaacaccggggaggcgtcgctcaaaatcgtcgctcgcacggagtacgacttgtaggcgacgagcgaacgcgacagccatctccgtcgcgtcgcttgtagctgccgcgcgcaagatcgcttatatggggtttatacttttttcagcataaaacatggattcctcatgcgttttcagtaagttcaagataacgcgcccaactgacctcttgcagcatgcagctgaatgcctgcggcaaagtttctaactagcactggtgctgcacgtaacttcagtggtcgcagattccccctgcgcgagacaccgtcaagcgcgcggtttatttataaaaaaaaagcatgctgccagcaaaatgacgccttctgttatgtgattccttagttcaacagcgttccgtacacagtagactgccaaactgaataaattcaaacacacaaaacgcacgctaatcacgctccgcataggctcggaatcacgggctggtgaactaaccattttaagcgtcctctcgcctggcgtcttattgaacataccatagttctggcagcgtttgcgatttttaaagctcttacggacaacggcaaagtgataaaatcacatgcagttatcgcgacgactggctttttcgattgacatcgagagacacagcgcgtatgcctagtcctttgtcacgtcggctaagcgcagcgacgacttcctggcgatagcatgacatatacggagaatgtgcacctaagttagaattcacttaccgtggaggatttgttgttatatccaaggcatgacgaacgactgtcgtgttttcgttgcgacgcgagatggctgacacacgatctcccttggctggccttcGCTGTTGCTCGGTGGACGCTATggtggacggatcacctttctcacGTGACCTTTCTCcgctgctgtgttgttccgcgatcttgagcgcgcgcgcgcgcggtggagccactccgagtgaaaaagtagagcgctcgctacgcgttcctttgaactgcggcggcctgttctcttagaagcaaaacgatgtgttctttgctcagcgtgcatgaatgatacattgccatgttcggggccagccacctacagttgaagcagaagattacgctatgttttgttttttattgccgcaagagtctctcttttctattgtcgcaagagtcttttcactctctctctctgaaggggagagtgaaaagcacatttcactctctccttggtgacagagtgaacaatgcatttcactctcctcgacattttgcgagagtaaaacgacgctttgaagagtgaaccggcagcttcactcctgcgatacccttcctagtttttagagtgtaggagaaaagtgtggagaaaatgacgtagtaggttctcctcttttttgctgattttttatttctttgccgtggcggccacgcctttcgggccacaatggcggctttgttttggttctgtgcgctcacacgtgttgctctgtaggtttcgtaccgtggcaaaggcgctgtgcgggcaggttcgcgttggtctccgtgttttgttgcgctgcgttagctggaccgtgctctcccggattttgctgtgaccaggtgggacacgaggaactaaagttcgtgaaatgaacgcgcatgcaacgctgtacgcaatgtaccgcaccacggcaatggcaacggacgaaggaatatccgcgggaaatgttgccctctttggcggaatcatgctaacgtgctaacgattgtttagttgCTGCGGAGTgcgcgcgtccgagcaccacggttgcgcgcagtgcggcgtggtttcgcgagaaacgtaaacaagagaggagagctggcccgataggcggagcaacgccatgagcaacgccaacttccggcttcactttagcttcacaaagagtgatgtcagggcctctcctgagtttccttcctccgtgctaggTGGTGTTGGCCTGGGTGGATGTCATGGGCGGATGCCcggatgcgagcgccatctggtgcaaGAAACCCAGCTGCGATGACGCGCGTGTCCTCCGCTgggattggttggcctattcggcgaGAGAACAGCGATGCCGTAGAGAAAAGCTTCACTTTTGGAAAGTCCGGATTGCTACCTTGAACGGGAGGAACGGGAAGAGGAATTTAAAGAGATAGGAAAGGATACAGATGAAACAGAAAAAACGGACATCTGTGCACAAAATTTAAAGCAAGCGCCGTAGCTGCCTTTAGTGCGTACGTCCGTTATGACCAcggttttaatattttttttttccgacggtGGCCGTTTTTCCGGTATATCGAGTGTGGTACACAGACCTTTTCTCCGTGCTATAACCTGGGCAGTTAACGTTGCAAATGCACTTCTGTGTATTTGCCAAAAGGGAAAGAGGAAGCACGACGTTGTTTAAGGCAGGCGCACCGATGTGTCTCTTTTGCGCCTTTATAATGCGCGCTCTGCGATCACAGCACGGCAATAAAGAATTATGTACAGATCAATAGGCTCACTTTGTCTTGAGCGATCGCGTTATAGCTGCCAGAATTTCTCCGCATATGCCCTTGACAGGAACGTTGAATCCTTGTTCAGTGATGACATGGTAGGGAGGatactgtgtaaaaaaaaaagaaagcaaatgtcaCAGTTGTCCATGAATTTCTTTGTCCCCAAGTAAATGTGACGGCATCACCGAAAAGTGCACCTAATTAGCGCAAAGCAACTAAACACTGCAAAACAATGTTCGAAGCCAGAGCGAGTTATTAGCGGGAGAAGTGCTCGCGCATTTTCGCGCAGTTTTACCTGCGGAAAGTATTCGCGACTGTGTGCAAACAACTTTCCTTCGGAGAACCTATACTTGCTGCGGAGTTGCTCACTCTCTCCctattttcctctttctattcccctttcccccaaccccagtgtagggtagcaaaccgggtgctcgtcgggttgacctccctgcctttcctgtccttgctcacTCTCTCACCTCTGTAGCCCAAAATCTCTTGCGTTTTGAGTCTACAATTGTGGTCGGCCCCGTAACGCACATCCCCAGCACGAGCTCGTGCAGCAATGCGATGCTACTGGTGATCGGACAAACCGTGATGGTGTAGTTGGCGGCTGCGTCAATTTTAGGAAGAGAACTTCCCAGGCTCTCAACACCAGCTTCGTGGTTAGAGCAATGGCACTACAATTCTCACTTCATCACCACTGACTTCAGTGTGCCGAGCCTTTGGAAAAGAGACTATCGCGTAGTACTTTATTGGCCTTTCAGCGCAGTAACAAACTAGTGGTCCCAAGTCGCAGTATGCGTACATGGTCGCAGTGCATCTCTGGTTTTCAACGTACGCTTGACGAAGAGACATTGATTCTTTATGAAACGCTAACAGTGTGCGTCGCTTCTAGTCCCGCGCATGATCAGAACGTTCGAGAGAGCGAACGAGAAAGACCAGTGATAAGAAAAAATACAAGGCAATGATGTTGACCAGAAAAAGCGTCTTTTTAACGTGTGGTAAAAGAAAGGTGAGAAAATATTAGAGGTACTTACGTTGAAGCTGCTCACTCGCAACAAGTGGTCCGCAGCCATTCGGAGTAAGCTTACCGCAAACTTTGTCAAACGTCGTCCGCGACCTTCTGTCCTGGGCGTCGTCAGGTCGGCTAGCGAATATGTGTGAGTGGTTACTTCGCGTATATATGGGCTGAAGCTCTCGACAGTCCATGCATACGTTTTTGCGCGGTCGCTCTAATTCGCTTTTGCGCATGTCATTAAGGAACAGATGCGAATCGCTCCTGACATTCGTATACATGCACACGGCACACGTACACCGGCGTTTAATGTTGCATTTCCAGCCGCATGGGCTGTTCTGTGATTGCGATCATTTGTCCAGCCCGATGTGGCACCAGTTATCATACGTCGTCTCGTTTTCCCGTATTTTCTCCTGGCCATGCACTATTGCGATAACGAAGATCCAGTTCCTATAAATGCTGATCAGGCAAGTCGCGACGCGGTT
It includes:
- the LOC140218962 gene encoding uncharacterized protein, producing the protein MPKNQNTLACYLDKKTRTTQDVHFSAPSQLPKVTQTQATSGTRLYHCSAAEIAFTSGFATAVSQHVGDNAYEIIGPDHESPQGANNISVAEVSPIPLGSYHDR